gttcaggctggcctggaacctctgtctcagtctccagaGTATTGGATTATGGGAATGAGCTAGATCACCCAGCTTTGTGGGTACCGGgtattgaacccaaggcttcacaCATGCAGGGTAAGCACCCTACTGCTGAGCTACATTCTCAACGTAGCAATCCTACCTCTTCTGTTTAATAACTGTGTGACCCTGGGCCAATCCTTAGTTCTATCACAATAAAATGGGTGACAGTACCTACTTTGCAGACTAGTTATAGTATATTTTAAACACCatacttatatataatacttACCTCAGTCTGTTGCCTAGAAAAGACACACTGTACCTGGAAACACTATTTTTACAGAAAATTCCAGGAATAGTAGAGGAAAGACCTCAGGTTTGGGGGCCAGTTTGGATCCTTTTTCCATAACATGCTAAACAGATCTTTTTGAAAGATATTCCCTGTCCAGGAAGTTAGTCCCACCTGTCAGGTTAGCTCAGCAGAATTTGAATCTCAGCTTTCACTTTCCACTTATTCCAAATTTATGGTCAGGACATTTAAACACCATCAATTTCCACATTTATGAGGATTGTTTTTGACTATGAGTTCCTTAGGTTTTACTCAGAGTACATCAAATATGTCAAAACTGAGGTTATTAAATCTGGGCCTTCTGGCTCCATCCTGGGATCAATTCTTATTTGTTTGGGATTCTTAGTTCTCAAACACAACCCATTGGAAAAGTCCTTTACTTAATGAGAAGCCCCATGGACTAGGCATAGGGTGCAAAgaagcccctcccctctctctgttgtGACTTGCAGGACTTGATGGCCTCTCTGAGCGCTGTGCTCAGTACAAGAAAGATGGAGTTGACTTTGGGAAGTGGCGTGCTGTGTTGAGGATCGCTGACCAGTGTCCCTCCAGCCTTGCTATCCAAGAAAATGCCAATGCTCTGGCTCGCTATGCCAGCATCTGTCAGCAGgtgctctccttccaccctgtgatAAAAATAGACTATTCCTTTcttcagagtcttgcttttcaaTTTCATTATAGTCAGATATAATCTTGGATGTAAAATTGGACACaatcaaaaatatttatgtatacacacacacacacacacacacacacacacacacacacacacaactttaattATAGCCACTTGTGAAGGAAGAGCGCTGGTTCTACAAGCCAGTAGAAATCTTATCTTATTAACCTATGACTTCATGGTCAATGCTAGCAACTTCTGCCCTCTACAACTGTTCTATAAGCCAAATCTTAAAAATATCAGGAGGAGGCATTGTTTggtatataagtaaataaaaggacctaaaacagcaacacacacacacacacacacacaccacagagcagAATAAAAACTTTTAATGAAGTCCAGCTCaacttcataaataaataaataaataaataaataaataaataaagccctagagcagtggttctcaactatcctaatgttgcaaccctttaaaacagttactcatgttgtagtgaccctcaAACATAATTTTGTTGCTATtccataactgcaattttgctattatgaatcataacataaatatctcatatgcagagcatctgatatgtgacccctgaaggggttgtgacctacaggttgagaacgaTTGCTCTAAAGACAGGGAATCTGCTTGCTTATACTTCATAATGTCCCAGAGAAGATCATCTTAGATCACTAGCTAGAGGGTGTAACTTGGAACTAGCCTCTGTCACAACTTTTTCTCATAGGATGATGACTGGATGCTAGCATTTCTAGCCAACATGTGTTGATGCATTTCTGTGTTAGACTTAAACTTGACTTGCAACTGTGGATATTTTGTTAAGATTACTGTAGCTGTGGGTACCTGGAAATTTCCAGTAAGAACTGTCAGCTCTCCATGAATTCAGATATTTCTTAGTGTTAAATTTGGTGGTTTGAAAAAGATAGCCTCTAGTTTCTTAGATAGCTAGAATGGTCTGTAGTTAAAATAAGATATAGAAATCAAATGTTTGCATTTTAACACCCACTCCAGAAAAGTTCTTTAACTTcgattttgtctgtgtgtctaaGCCACAAGTGCTCACTAGATACTCCATACATTTCTTTTAACCATCATCAACTAAACAAAACAGCATTTCTCCCTaacacctttcttttctttcagccaCATCTGTTGGTTGCTCCCTAGTGGAGGACCACAGTGAGCACTACTTCATCTGTGTGTctcctcccatttttttttccagaatgggCTGGTACCTATTGTTGAGCCTGAGGTGCTTCCTGATGGAGACCATGACCTAGAGCACTGCCAGTATGTTTCTGAGAAGGTAGGTTTGGAACATAAAGTTCTTGACTccagttaaaaatttttaagaaaaagctTTTACTTAAACACATAATAGATGAATTTCAGAATAACCTTTAGTTCAGTATCATTAGGTAgctcaggaaagagaaagaggtgcCTATCAACCCTTCACATTTCAGCGTGTAGTGTCTTGTAGGAATAAGATTTGGAATTGACAGTCCTTTTGCCTACTGTGGGACCTGGGACAAGGCAGGTTGCCTCTTTTGAACCTCAATTCTGTGTGTACACTATGAAATCTTAAAAGGCTCACATGAGAAACTATAAACCATGTTGTTCTCATGGGATTTTCTAAACCAGTCATagaagttttgaaaaaaaaactgtgattTTCTTGATAAATCATGAGGAGGTATGACAGATATAATGTTACCTCACCTGAATTTCTCCACATGTTGAAAAGAAGTGTGGTCTGAGATAGGATATGAAAGAACTGTTTCTAAAATGCATGTTACTTATTATCATCAAGATTCCATAGGAAAGTTTAGATGTCCCAAACTACTGAATCAAGGCTGTCTCAGATGATGACACTGAACAAGGAAATGGAGATGAGCACTGTCTGGGAAATAAAGCCATGTCAATAGTTCATGCAGAGGGGCAGCTAGTTGTCCCATGTGGTAGGGCTCAATGATATAGTTTGCAAATACATGGCCCAGAGGAGACTTGGGGATCTTAGAAGCTGTGACCAAGATACACATGGAAGTTGCTTCATCCTGCCCCCTTGTAATACAGAAGGGCCAGCATCAGGTGATTCTAAGGTTTACTCCAAGTTTTATCTATTTGTCCCCTGTTCTTCAGGTCTTGGCTGCTGTCTACAAGGCTCTCAATGATCATCATGTTTACCTAGAAGGCACCCTGCTAAAGCCAAACATGGTGACTGCTGGGCATGCTTGCACCAAGAAGTATACACCAGAGCAAGTGGCTATGGCCACCGTGACAGCTCTTCACAGAACTGTTCCTGCAGCAGTGCCTGGTAAtgcttcctttctcctcagactTAAGGTCTTAGTTTTTATTCTTCAGAAGATAGCCACAAACATCTATATTGGTGTGGAGCCTGTTTGGATCCTTGACATAAGATATTATCTTCTACCTCACAGGCATCCAATGCTTTTATCTCCTACTGTATGATGCTAAGTATCCTTTTCAGTCTACTTGAAGGCTCATATATGTTCATTTTTTCAACATTTCACTGCCCTCCTATTCAATTCCCTCTCTTCTCAGAAAGGGCAAACTGACATGTTACCCAGTTCCACAAGTCCAGTAGAAGAAAGATTAAGACATCATATTGCTTTTAGGCCTATTGCTTGTTTTTCCAAGCTAGGACTATAGAGTACAAAGACCTCTCTCATTGCAGGTATCTGCTTTTTGTCTGGAGGCATGAGTGAGGAGGATGCTACACTTAATCTCAATGCTATTAACCGTTGCCCTCTACCAAGGCCCTGGAAACTAAGCTTTTCATATGGAAGAGCCCTCCAGGCCAGTGCGTTGGCTGCCTGGGGTGGCAAGGCTGCAAACAAGAAGGCAACCCAGGAAGCTTTCATGAAGCGGGCTGTGGTAAGAAGCTGCTCTCTCTTGTCTTCTTCAGAGTTGTGAGGCCTGGCATTTCTTGTTTGGAAAATGTTCTTGCAGATAGTGTCTACTGGGTATTAAAAAATGTGATATGACAGCTCAATAAGAAGAGTGTGGTTAGAAAGGGTTTGAGGTTTTCTACCCTAGTCAGACAGTtgataataaaagagaaaaggattGTCAATTAACGTACTTCaggggaaaggagataaaaagatCACTTCTTCTTGTCTCCTGAATTTGAGAtgtctttcatttgaaaattGTCACAAGAAGGGACATGGTAAAAAAACAGCAATTATACTGTAGGATGACCCAAGGATCACAGGAAAAGATACAAGAGCTTCAAAGAAACGACATAACAtacaagagagaaattaaaatcaAAGGCCCTGAGATTAGCATTGAGGAGCATGCCAGTGTCCCTCAACAAAAATTTtcaacaaagaggagaaagatgcTCATTTAAGGATTTTGTTAGGAATTTTAACATGCAGCTCTAATTGGACTCAGTAGGTTATTCACAGAAACTAAAAAGGACAGGACACGAAGCATAGAGGTGAAGTACGGGCATTCCTGGAGGAAGTGGGGCCGACAAGTTGGAGTTACATATATGATCAAGATGTAGTTTACACATATAAAATTGTTGAAGAATAGGTGAAAGCTAttctacttaaaaacaaaagtattggGGAAAAACTAGAAAGGTGTACAGGAGAAACAAGGACCAAAATAAGTTTAGTCTACTAGCAAATATTAGGTTTGAAATAAGCTCTGTGATAACAAGGACTGGGGTGAACAAAGCAGATACAGGCACTGTGCTCAGGGAGTTTAAGTTTAAAGCACTAGGAGAGAGGATGGCATGAATGAATACCAAGCAAAAGGAGCCCTAAACGAGAGTGAAGTTAGGGAATGAGGGTCACTGAAGCTAAAAGGAACTACAGGATACAGGACTGTAAGGGACTGTTGTTGGTCttagaaagacaggaaggagggaaaCAATGGGCAGTGAGTGACAGAAACCTCAAACCTGACAAACAAATACCAGTACACTgagaaaataaggaagaagaCATAGAAGGAAGGGGCACCAACAGCAATATTTAGCAGCATTAGTACGAAGAGTTAAAATCACAAAATGGGAGTGTAGGTGGTTCAAATGAGCAATAGACAGTATAAGCCAGGCGCTGCAGCTCCTTAATTCAGTGTCTTCTCTACTGTTTGGTTTTCAGGCTAACTGCCAGGCGGCCCAAGGACAGTATGTTCACACAGGTTCATCGGGTGCTGCTGCTACCCAGTCGCTCTTCACGGCTTCCTATACCTATTAGATATGGTCACCCACCAGCCAGGCTCCAGTTCGCCTAAATATTTTGGTTGGAGACCAGTCAACCCTGGAAATTAGATAGCATTTGATTTAACTTCTGAAAACACAACGTATGCGAATCATAAACACAGGAGAAAAGCTGAATCAGCTGTTGAAACACGAGTTATGAACATTGTCACCCAATAGTCTCTGAATACCTCCAGTTCCCCGTGTTCCAGAACATTCTTCCAAGAAAAGAACAGGCTCTCCAAGGAAAGTCAGTCTTCCATGCACACAGCTATTACTGAGAAAAGCAATTCAGAAGCAGAGGACGGAGAAGGGCATTTTAATAAACATACTTACCAGGGATTGGTTATAGACGaggcacagcaacagaaaaagaaataaaaagtatataaaccTTCAGTTGGTGCTGTTTCACTTTTCTGCTCTTGTTGATGGATCCTGCATTTCATTGTCTTTGCTTATACAAGATAAGACTGGCATCAATAGCTAGCATCCTCAGCTTGGGAAATCCACTGCAGTCAAATGGCTGATGGTTCCCTTTAGCTAGAAACTCTACCAAATTAAATAACAGTTCTTTAGGTTGATTCTGATATGCAGCCATATCAGAACAGCCAGTCTAGACTTCTAGTTGGAGAATATTTGAAAATTCTAAGCTACAACAGAGAATCACCTCTTCGAACCTACGGAGTGTAAGGAATGAGTCGATGTACCTTCCGGCTTGGTACGCTCCTCTCCAGGAATCCAGGTTTTGTGACACGGAACCACATTTTCCTCTCAAAGTCAGGCTTGTCCCTTGGCTGTGCAACAAACATTTAGTTACATAGTTTTAGTTTTTGGCTGTCAATGTTcaaacttggttttcaaaaaattttttaagaaaatcataATCACAAGAGAATTTAAACACTGAAACTTTGGACAACACAGGAAGAAAACTTCACCTGATGGGAATGTGGATATATGatgagtagagaagagaacagaacaaagGGTGTTAGGGATAAAACATGTGTTACGAAGCAATGTTTTAAATGATGCAAGAACTagacacagttacacacacataaCTATTATTAAGATACAGGGCATAGCAAACTAAATTTCTTgaataatagaaaagtaaatgATACTCGATAAAGTAAATTAAGAAATGGAGGCGTAAAACATGATTTTGAGGAATAAGAGAATTCATCCAGGGGGGCTTCTTCTAAGGCAGCCCTGGAATGCCGCATAGGAAAGTGCATTTTACTGTGTGCCATAcacatttgaatatttgtttctgTGTACTTGTCAGTACTTTCCTAGAAGCAACCATATTCATTTAAGTATTTCAAAACTAACCTTAAGGATAAATCTAGGTCATTTAGCAAAGGGCTTCTAGTTCACAGATAAAGGCTAGCGCACTCAGGATTCAGCCGTATAATGGATATAGAGCTAAGGAGGAAGGCCATGGTAAAGCCAGTGGCAATGTTCAATGACTCTTCCGTTGGTGTAGTACAGCATTTCTTACTGCATTCACTTCAGGCAATAAGCTAAAACTTATGCTCTGCATCATGAAGAGCTGAGACAAAGATTATAGTTTCTTCAGCAACTGGCCTTGAATAAGCTTCTCTTTGAGTTAGTCTCAGTAGAGCAAGTGAGGAGTATAGGCTTCAGATTCCAGACTTTTCCCCACCTGTGAAAACACAGAAGATTACTAGTCCAGGTATACAAAGACATGATATCCTCACTGGAGGATATCAAGAAGGCGCATTTAAAAATGACATgctgggcgatggtggcacattcctttaatcccagcacttgggaggcagaggcaagtggatctctgtgaatttgaggttactctgctctacagagtgagttctaggacagtcagggccacacagagaaactgtatctcaaaagacaaaaatcaaacaagaaaaaaagaaaagaaaaatgacagtatGGTGGCATCCAGATGAAACTACAGAGaataaagaactagaaagaaaattcaaacaaGTAGCCGAGGTGTTATCAAATCGGTGGCAAAGTGTGACAAAGAAGGATTAAATGTAGGGGAGAAGGTGGAACTCACATTGGTAGTCAATTTGAATTCAGATTTACATCCCAGGAACCAGGTGATGTCTtcaatacactttttttttttttttttggtagaggtACTGCTTTTCATTCAACTTCTTTTGCATTGAGACTGTCAAATGTTTCTGCCATTGTTTCACAGACTAGAATTTAGAACTTGGAACATTGATAATACAGGTTTTAATGTAATGACAAGGAACATCAGTCCTTCTATGTCCTACCTATATGCTTGTGGGTAGCACTAGTGACAGACCTCTTGTGcctaaaaattatattaatctATGTTAGAAACAAACCTTTTAGATGCCATTAATGGTTAAACACAAAGTTACTATAACCAGACTTTTATCTTTGGTCaagattaattttcattttcctgggGGAGAGGATTTATATAAGGTACTTTCCCTAGTTACTGATACACATTTTGCACTGAAAAGCTACCTATTGAAATATTACTTACATTAATTTCCTGAATTCTGGGTAACATGAAGAGAACAATTATATGACTTTACGCTTCAGTTCCTACTGTCTCTCTGATCAAATAAACAGATGCTAAAATAAAAGGATTATAAACTTAGTACAAGAAATTTTGTCTTTAGGGGAAATGTGATATCCTCATGCCAAACAAGcttaaacagtaaagaaaaacatAGAAGCCACTGACTTGGGGTTGGTAAGTGGGGAAGAGTTACTAGGTACTTGTAATACAAGAGGAGGTGACATTTAAGTGAGATGAGAAAGAATCAAGGGAAAGAGACACTTAGAAAACAAACTGTCTTAATGCCAGAAAACTTTGATTAGTTACTAGAAGATATAGTTGAAGACATAAATACTAAGAGCCAAAAAAGAATTGCCTAAATGATGAGAGTAATAAGCTTAGAAATGTGATACTTTCTCCCCTCTGAAGAATCAGGGCATGACGTGGGGAGCTAGAGAAACAGGGGGAAAGAagtgggaaaggagggagaaaaaaaagctaAAGCAAATTGTAATTACGAGGAAGTAACAGAAAGACCTTCGAAGACAAAGGCAACCACCAATAATCTAAAGAGACTTATGAGAGAAAGCTGAATTTCAAACATGGgcctatattatattttataaaaaggacactatttttaataattcataCTGTATGTGATGTGACAATGAGAAATAAGCTTGTAAAAGACAACAGACATCATGGGAAAGGCAAGGCCAAAAGCCAAGCCCAACATGGACTATAGGTCCACATGATTTAGAGGTCTCACAGCAAGAGGAGCAGACTGAGTTCCAGTGCCCTAAGAAGTCATCCAAGGTCTCAAATCCAGTTGGGGAGACTTAGGCTTCTGTAGTTTAAAACTCCTCTTCAAGgcaagattttaaattttgtgtgtaggctaattttgtgtcaacttggcatGTGCTGGGGTCATTTGAGAAGAACCTCATTTGAGAAAAGGACCCCATCAGATGGACCTGGGGTGGGGGAGTTAGTtaactgtgggtgatgccacccctgggcaggtggttctgggtgctTAAAGACtggaggctgagcaagctatggaggGGAGCAAGCCAATATgctgcattcctccatggcctctgttccAGTTCCTGCCTTTAGATTCCTGCTTGTGTTTCTGCCCCGacttcctgtcatgatggactgtaagctgCAAGATGAAATAACCCCTTTTCTCTGCAAGTTGTTTATGGTCATAGTGTCACAGCAATACAAACGCCAACTACATTCAAAAGCTGGCTTTACCACCTAGTTATGGGAGCATGAACATTCTTGCTCTTTTCATCTATAAATCATGTATTTTTCATGTATTGTTGAGAGAATAAACAAGACAGTACATCTGAACAACAAGCTCACAACCCGTTATGGACAGTTCTAAAATAAATGTTCTGAAAACTTCAAGTTTTCATATAAGTTTGCAGGAAATTACTTGGTGGAAAAATTGACTCAGGGTTGTCTGTCATCACTGGTGTAATAAAGGTATTAATGTGTTTGAGGCACTGCCAAGGACCTGTGGCGAGTTATGTAATAAATGGTGCTAGCATTACATTTTCTCCAAAAAATCTGAAAAGATCTGATTTTAGAAACACACGGTCTTAAGGCATTAGAATAAGGAATTATAGACTTATCCTTAGAATAAATTAGTTTATCTAAGCATTAGTGACAATACACTTTGcattaaggcttttttttttttttttttttttaaagaggagttCTAAGAAGCCTCATCATTATTTGAGATCTTGACCTAGGAACCACTGGTATAAAATAGACTGGGTCATTCTAGAGCAGGTGCAGTTTAGTATGTAgggtagttttaaaaattattttgtgtgtttgagattATGTGCCTGCCAAGTGGaaatgtggatgtcagaggataaTCTGCACTtgttctctctccttctaccagaACTCCAGTCTTGGTATCAGGGGGCTTTATTAACTAAGGCATCTAACACCTGAACTTAGTGTTTAAAATGAACTATGTTTTAAACATCTAAGTGGTATAATGACAATATAACAAAAGAACGTACAGACAGGTATCTTACCATACATACACAGCCTCAACATTTATAGGAACACGCACAACATTTGAAGTGAGAAGGAAACTTCCGAGTTTTAGGATTGGCAGTTATATAGGGAAGGGAACATTTGCTCAAATTAGTAAGGTTTGAGTTGGTGTTTTAATAACTTAGAACTCTATACTTgttgcgcgcgcctcccgtgtcccccctcgctcatgggagagaaacacgagaggcagaattcgggtagttaccacagacgaggctttactctgtatcacacacgtggaaagaCGTGGAAGggccaaacacaggaagaggcaccgcttaaatacaccctagagtgacgtattcacttctgattggctgtttgctcaccacccaatattacaccttgggattggcagtgactttggcgggctttctgcctttgcagctgcgcagttacttgtttactactgggaagacacgatgtcagcaccatcttggaatggcagattataccaccgctaacagcggcttcctacatatACTCAGATATTTAAGAACCCAAACTTAATCTTATATTGAAGTACTCCAGAAAAATGTTAATGAGTCACAAGGAGAACAGGAGGAATTTCCTTCAAATTTGTGATTCTGATGTTCAAATCACAGCAGTCTATTAGGACTGGTGTTAGACTAAAGTAACAaataacacacaaaacaaaaacccatgtagtttttaatgattaaaatagataaattaatagGTATATAAGTGTTAACTAAAGGAGGACCtagaattaagaaataatttaaatcttg
Above is a window of Arvicanthis niloticus isolate mArvNil1 chromosome 5, mArvNil1.pat.X, whole genome shotgun sequence DNA encoding:
- the Aldob gene encoding fructose-bisphosphate aldolase B, which codes for MAHRFPALTSEQKKELSEIAQRIVANGKGILAADESVGTMGNRLQRIKVENTEENRRQFREILFSVDNSINQSIGGVILFHETLYQKDSQGKLFRNILKEKGIVVGIKLDQGGAPLAGTNKETTIQGLDGLSERCAQYKKDGVDFGKWRAVLRIADQCPSSLAIQENANALARYASICQQNGLVPIVEPEVLPDGDHDLEHCQYVSEKVLAAVYKALNDHHVYLEGTLLKPNMVTAGHACTKKYTPEQVAMATVTALHRTVPAAVPGICFLSGGMSEEDATLNLNAINRCPLPRPWKLSFSYGRALQASALAAWGGKAANKKATQEAFMKRAVANCQAAQGQYVHTGSSGAAATQSLFTASYTY